The sequence GGTGAGCAAGGCTGTTCTGCTAAGCAAGAAACTATGAGgcaaatttataataccaaaatggctGAAGGTACTTCAGTGAAGGAGCATTGTCTTAGGATGATCTCTAATTTAAATACACTGGAAGTTTTAGATGCCAATATTGATGGAGAATCCTAAGTGGATATGATACTCCAATTACTACCAGAATCATTCAAGGAATTTAGacttaattataatatgaacaaaaagatttatgCATTGTctgaattaatgaatgaattggTGGCCGCGGAAGGCATTCTTGGTACATCTAGTGTTGATGCCAATATGGCTGAAGTTTCTACTTCTCAACCTAAGTCGAAAGGCAAgggtaagaagaagaagaagaagaagaagaagaaggacttcaccAAGTAAAATGGTAAACAAATTGCCTTAGGAGTTGCCAacaagggaaagaaaaaggagtacACCAAAGAAAGTGTTTCCCTTGTGGTGAGAAAGGTCATTAGAAGAGGAATTGTCCAATATTTAGAGCTGCCAAGAATAAGGGTATGAAAAGTTCGTTCCTTCTTGAATTATGTTTATTATGAAATCCCACGGATTCCTTGTGTGTGGATTTAGGTTGTACTAATCATATCTGCAATTCTTTGTAGGGGTTCCAGGAGACTAGAAAGCTGAATAAAGGGGAATTGTTTCTTACTTTCGCTGATGGGAGCAGGATTCCAGTTTTAGCTGTTGGAGTgtttaatttatgctttgattCTAGAGTTTTAATATTGGAAGCCTGTTTATATTTACCTAATGTTcgtagaaatttaatttttgcaaCTTATTTAGGTAAACATGGGTATTGTGTTATCCTGAAAGacaatgttgtaataaagaaggaTAATAAAGTGTTTATCTGTTCTGGCAATATTGtggatggtctttatattttaacttcTGATAAGATGAATTATACAATTTTGAATTAGATAATGACTCTcatgtaaaatcattaaagagaaagtttccttcTACTAATGATGCATATCTTTGGCACTTGCGTTTGGGTCATATTAATGCAAACAGAATTCAAAGATTGATCAAAGATGGACGGTTAGAGCCATTGGACTTTGAAGGATTTCCAGTTTGTGAATCTTGTTTGGAGggtaaaatgaccaaaagaccTTTTGATGCAAAAGGTAGAAGAGCCCAAGAGTTGCTTGAATTAGTTCATACGGATGTATGTGGTCCTATGTCAACCCAAGAAAAAGGAGGTTATGAGTACTTCATCACTTTTACggatgattactcaagatatgGTTATGTGAATCTATCGAAACAGAAGTCTGAAGcattagaaaaattcaaagagTTTAGGGCTGAAATTTAGAATCAATTGGGTAAATGCATAAAGGCCATTCGATCTGATTGTGGTTGTGAATACCTTCTTAGGGATTTCAAGGATTACTTAACTCAAAATGGGATTGTATCCCAATTGACTGCACCTGGAACTCCccaacaaaatggtgtagtagaaagaaGGAATAAGACTCTTTTAGAAATTGTTAGGTCCATGATAAGTTACTCAACTTTACCAATTTATTTTTGGGggtgttgatgcccatttttgcGAATCCATATCCAAAAGCCCATGaggaagaaagcccaataaaaatCAAGGCCCAAAGACCCACCAAGAAGACCGAAGAGCAAGAAAGGTCCAGAGAAAGAAGTACAAGGGAAAGCGATCTACAGCAAAACAAAGATCTGCAGCAAATTACAAATCTGCAACAAAATACAGATCTGCCGTAGAATACAGTTCTTCGGCAAAATGACTTTGGCAAATCAAGACAAATTGGGCCTAGGACCCTTTTGATCTAGTCAACATTATTTGGCTCATAAAGGCCCAAATCCTTTTGTATAAAAGGATAGGTGTGAAAACTATATGAAAAAGTACAATGAAAAGAAACGAGGAACAGCAGGAAGTATCAGCAGCAGGAATCATATGAAGGAAAGAAAGCTAAACCGAAGGAAATGACAAACACAACAGGAAACGCgtgaagaaataagacaaaaaCACACAGCAGAACGAAACAGAACTAATCTGTTATGGCAAAACGGTGTGGGAACGAAAGAAGACAAAAGCAAAAGATAGTAAAGCAAGCACAGAAGGGCCGGAGCACCACtaacctgtacccagccaatataagGGAGGTGGGCCCACGGTCAAGGGGATtcagagggtgtggtttggtggtgggcgGAAAAATGGGTCTATATTTGGTTTCCTGCCATGACTTCTTTTGGGAATATACCTTGCTGGGATGATAtcttacccaaaagaagtaatagATGGTTGGGACCAtctgatgcatgccatagagctAGGTAGTGAGGTAGCCCAATCTTTATCCATTTGAACCTAGGGGTAGAGGTATACAGTAGgaacaaacaaaatgaaattttgtcGTGCAATGAATAATGGTGCAGCTGATGTATTCTGAGTAATGGTAGTGGTCGAGGCAACCAATGTGTTGGTGGGTAGTCTTGAAGGGACGcccacaacaaaccaaaaacagtTGGTGAAGCCCTAGgggtaaaagggagaaatcTCATTGAATCAGTTCGCTATAAAAGGAATAGGTAACCGTGGCAGAAGAGGGAGGACCGGATGAGGGGGAGGCACCTAAGGGAGGCACTTAGAAAGAGAGAGTCACCTAGAGAAAAggatgcaagaaaagaaaaggccaaATGGGGGACAACCCACGGCAAGAGAGTAGTAAGaaactaaaagtaaaaaaggaacggagtgaaagaaagaaagtggtaaaaagaagagagaaaatacgGCAAAATTaggggcatgcatcaatagaccatcttttccctccctcttaGCAAACCCACTCTTTGAAGTCTCCAAAAGTAATAGCTAGTAGCCATTTAGGcctattctccaaaatgcacaactttaaTGGTAGAAACCTATGACAAGGTTGTTCAAGTTGGAGTTTGGGTTCTTTCTTGATTTACTTACTCTATGGGAAGATTCAATATTTGATTTcgattgcaaatatatttgatttatctcattataaattatatctacTGTATTTAGTCATTCCGTCGTAGCACATTTTTATCACATTTGCTACATTAGTTGTCCTGTTGTGGTATCTTTACTTGTTGTACTAGTTATTCTGCTTTAGCacattttcattatatttacCGTATTAGCTATTATACTAGCTAAACCTTTTCTGTTGaaggttttttctttatttgttattacgtgttttacttttgacacaaactaatcattatcctgccataagtatatatatacatatatcttgtttttcattttctgcaaaatatatattttatagatgTATAGGTGAATACATATAAGTATATTTACcaatatgtgtatgtatatatttgagaatatgctaaccCATGTAAGCTAACATTTGCTTGATTGgtattttgtttgagttttagATTAGTTTATATGCAGGAAGTAGAAAAGTATTTCTGCAGTAAAAAATGAAGAGTAGTCATTCACATTGCAAAAGGCTTTACTGCACGGCAGAAGGCTTTAATGCACAGCAAACAGCTTTACTGCATAATAGAAGGCTTTAATGCATAGCAGAAAGCTTTACTGCACCGCAGAAAGCTTTACTGCACAGCAGACGATTTTATTGCACAACAGGAAGTTTTATCGCATAGTAGAAAAGTCAGTTTGCGGCCGAAACTGGAGAAAAGTTCCTTCTGTGGCAGAAACAGAGGATAAGCCCACTTTGCAGCGTCTTCCCTTAGACTTGGACTTAATGTTTGCGCACAAACTGGCAGCGGCAAAATGGTACTTTGAAGCCCATTCTGCGGAGTGCCAGGCTCGAATTCCTTCTTAGAAAAAGAAACGTAAAAAGAACCCACTATAGGGGGTATGCCTTAAATACAGcaatacattttttaaatttagtttcATCAAAATCTGTTTCCAAAACACCCATGGAATTGTGGAGTGGGCGTAAGCCTAGTATGAGATACCTCCACATTTGGGGTTGTCCAGCACACGTGCTAAAAGGAGGCCTAAAAAATTGGAACCAAAATCAAAAGTATGTTTGCTTGTGGGTTATCCAAAAGAAACTAAGGGTTATTTATTCTAAAATCGTAATGATAACAAAGTTTTTGTTAGtacaaatgctaaatttttggaaaatgactatatgaataattttactcCTAGAAGTAGAGTTGTTTTGGCTGAAATGAATGAACTTGTAATTGAACAATCAATGGAAGAAACTAGGGATGATGTGGTTGTATTGGATACACCATAAGATATTACTCATGAGATGACTAGTACATAGGAGCCTCGTCATAGTGGGAGGATTGTTAGGCCACCTATAAGATTTATAAGTCTAGGAGAAACTTATGAAGCTATCTCAGAAGAGGCTAAATCTGATCCTTACACTAATGAAGAGGTGATGAATGATATAGTTGCTCATCATTGGGTCCAAGCTATGAAATCTGAATTGGATTCTATGTATTCCAATCAAGTATGGAATCTTGTAAAGGCGCCTAACGGCATTAAACCTGTTGGTTGCAAATGAGTttacaagaggaagagagggatagatggaaaggttgaaacctttaaagtAAGACTTGTGGCAAAAGGGcatacacaaaaagaaggtaTTGGCTATGATGAAACTTTTTCTCCAGTAGCGATGCTTAAATCTATTAGAATTTTCTTATCCATTGCTACTCATTATGATTATGAAATTTGacaaatggatgtcaagactgcatttcttaatggcaatcttgaagaagaaatctaCATGATACAACCAGAAggtttcatagcaaagaaccaagagCATATGGTATGCAAGTTGAAAAGATCGATTTATAGACTTAAGCAAGCATCTAGGTTATGGAACATcagatttgatcaagcaatcaattcatttggttttgaacaaaatcttgatgaaccatgtgtgtacaaaagacatcgagataaagtagtaatgttcctagtgctttatgttgatgatattctactCGTTAGAAATGATGTAGGGGTAATGTCATCAGTAAAAGTTTGGTTGTCaagccaatttgatatgaaggactTGGGTGAAGCTAACTTTATTCTAGGGATCAAGCTTTGGTGAGATCGCAAGAATAAGATATTAGGCTTGTCACAAGTtggatatatagataatataaggttgaatttattcaaccatctaattggctttattccgtgccaaattttcttgtaattcagcatttagtaaccctgtatttaggtgggtttgatgtaagggtagtgagtgagagagagtgaagattactcaagagtgtgcaagaaaacagagactcgcggctgggactcgcgggtgactcgcggctgcaagccgccagaagcagcacacgtgccaagcatgctggaaggtgaacagtcatgcaagctagagcactacaggacaaaacaggacaactggccatacggttatctcgcgacttagtcaagccacgaggtcaagccacgagccacccttgttttgtaaaacctgacgtttcacattcctctcccactccagtataaataccccttttacccacgattgtgagagagctccctgagagaattttgagagaaaaaccctaaagaaaaacaagattgattcacccacaatctataccttagagtctcttcaaattcctcaactttcttcctctccattgtcaaatccttgagaggcattataccaaacctggttctcaccatcatcatcactgtgagacagttgtttggatttctgggaagtagttaggaaggaaccaatcttcattggttgatgctacggtctagtagcgaaatccgggaagctagaaaagaaaaaggttcggcgcaacctcgttggagtaagaagcttggagggcttaggtgcactgggtagattaggcttggagggtctattgctgtccatgtatcccaactgtattttctagtggattgtttatcgcttggagggcggcggagaggttttacgccgagagcttcgatttcctcttcgataacacatcgcgtgttgtctttgtgtttgcatcttccttcctctctatctttgcctttatattatctgctgtggattttattttgttttggcttagatagtttttaaccaatttcatattatagcatatgttaagtttccgcacactagttgtttgacatattgcttgaattgattaagttgtattttgggggtctaaac is a genomic window of Quercus lobata isolate SW786 chromosome 2, ValleyOak3.0 Primary Assembly, whole genome shotgun sequence containing:
- the LOC115966264 gene encoding uncharacterized protein LOC115966264, giving the protein MLILKEMFGEQGCSAKQETMRQIYNTKMAEESFKEFRLNYNMNKKIYALSELMNELVAAEGILGTSSVDANMAEVSTSQPKSKGKGKKKKKKKKKKDFTKIQRLIKDGRLEPLDFEGFPVCESCLEGKMTKRPFDAKGRRAQELLELVHTDVCGPMSTQEKGGYEYFITFTDDYSRYGYVNLSKQKSEALEKFKEFRAEI